In a genomic window of Planctomycetaceae bacterium:
- a CDS encoding DUF1501 domain-containing protein, producing MQTGSRVPYHPSAGLNRRTAVQAGAISLLGLGMNHLSGLRTLAAESNADSSRDSGSRTTGEPFKACIFVFLSGGLGQHDSFDLKPNAPDEIRGEFSPISTATPGLQICEHLPGLAARSHLWSLCRSLTHTSNEHSAGHHMILTGRSQLPPGFKPNEPRPQDWPSIAAIAGATTVARNNLPPAAVLPERLVHNSGRIIPGQFAGLMGTRRDPWFIEASPFHASSYGAFPQFDFDHQDRGKPDSRIFEAPNLSLPHELTQPQLKRRVNLLTALEEQCRRLDQAAGTGEFDRFRNGAVSLLTDPSIRRAMDVTHAEPEIQNRYGRNSFGWSLLMARRLVEAGVNLVQVNLGNDETWDTHGNAFPHLKNNLFPPTDRAMSALLDDLQESGLLDQTLIVMAGEFGRTPKISLLPSHYKLPGRDHWGAAQSVLLAGGGIQGGRVIGSTDSIGAYPENSPQTPENLAATIYESLGLPREISWLDELERPHLVYHADPIVGLF from the coding sequence ATGCAAACCGGGTCCAGAGTTCCATATCATCCCTCAGCTGGCCTGAATCGTCGGACGGCAGTTCAGGCCGGGGCAATCAGCCTGCTTGGGTTGGGAATGAACCATTTGTCCGGGCTCAGAACGCTCGCAGCAGAATCGAATGCTGACTCATCCAGAGACTCGGGTTCCAGAACAACTGGTGAACCGTTCAAAGCTTGTATCTTCGTTTTCCTTTCCGGCGGCCTTGGTCAGCACGACAGTTTTGACCTGAAGCCAAATGCTCCGGACGAAATCCGCGGAGAGTTTTCTCCGATCTCAACAGCGACGCCCGGCCTCCAGATTTGCGAACACCTGCCCGGACTGGCAGCTCGAAGCCACTTGTGGTCACTTTGTCGCTCTCTGACTCACACATCGAATGAGCACTCTGCCGGGCACCATATGATCTTGACCGGACGAAGTCAGTTACCCCCGGGGTTCAAACCCAACGAACCTCGCCCACAGGACTGGCCTTCGATTGCAGCGATTGCCGGTGCCACAACCGTCGCGAGAAATAACCTTCCCCCAGCCGCAGTTCTTCCGGAACGATTGGTCCACAATTCCGGGCGAATCATTCCCGGACAGTTTGCCGGGCTCATGGGGACCCGCCGAGATCCGTGGTTTATTGAAGCATCGCCGTTTCATGCTTCTTCGTATGGCGCATTTCCTCAGTTTGACTTCGATCACCAGGACCGCGGAAAACCCGATTCCCGCATCTTTGAAGCACCGAACCTCAGTTTGCCGCATGAATTAACCCAACCACAACTCAAACGGCGCGTCAACCTGCTCACCGCGCTCGAAGAACAGTGTCGACGCCTTGATCAGGCTGCAGGAACGGGAGAGTTCGATCGTTTCAGAAACGGCGCGGTTTCGCTCCTGACAGACCCATCAATCCGAAGAGCAATGGATGTCACCCACGCCGAACCGGAAATCCAGAATCGATATGGAAGGAATTCGTTTGGCTGGTCCCTGCTAATGGCTCGCCGTCTGGTGGAAGCGGGTGTCAACCTCGTACAGGTCAACCTTGGAAATGATGAAACGTGGGATACCCACGGGAATGCGTTTCCACATCTGAAGAACAATTTATTTCCTCCGACGGATCGAGCGATGTCAGCACTGCTTGACGACTTGCAGGAGTCCGGATTGCTCGATCAGACTCTGATTGTGATGGCGGGAGAGTTTGGTCGCACCCCGAAGATTTCGTTACTCCCAAGCCACTACAAACTTCCCGGACGGGATCACTGGGGTGCGGCTCAAAGTGTGCTGCTTGCCGGCGGCGGAATTCAGGGAGGACGAGTGATCGGATCCACCGATTCCATCGGAGCGTACCCGGAAAACTCACCGCAAACGCCGGAGAATCTTGCAGCGACGATCTACGAATCGCTGGGTCTTCCTCGCGAAATTTCCTGGCTTGACGAACTGGAGAGACCCCATCTGGTCTATCACGCAGATCCAATCGTCGGCTTATTCTGA
- a CDS encoding endonuclease/exonuclease/phosphatase family protein — MLGHSRLGSPWLGSPWLGCVVLHAYLLLTCSLANASENVRVATFNCSMNRNEAGQLLSDLQNGSNRQLQKVASVIRRVRPDVVLLNEFDFDAAMDAIRLFQTHYLDVQPSEDVGFLRGDPLRYPHVLSLPVNTGVPSGRDFDHDGKTDGPADAIGFGRFPGQYGMVILSKFPIDRTGIRTFKDLKWNAMPEAVLPIDPATSRPWYSVEDLQHLSLSSKSHWDVPISFPGRTIHVLASHPTPPAFDGPEDRNGRRNHDEIRLWADYVSDKDWIVDDAGLSGGLSNDAPFIILGDLNADPVDGDTHNHAIDLLLKHSRVQPEPTPTSSGAIYAAENQGERNRSHRGPHAHDTADFGDRSVGNLRVDYVLPSRDLRIVASGVFWPRPDEPDFDLIDCSDHRLVWIDLQLD; from the coding sequence ATGTTAGGCCATTCTCGGTTAGGTTCTCCCTGGTTAGGTTCTCCCTGGTTAGGTTGTGTAGTTCTTCACGCTTACCTGTTGCTGACGTGTTCGCTGGCAAATGCTTCAGAGAACGTTCGCGTCGCAACGTTTAACTGCAGCATGAACCGGAATGAGGCAGGGCAACTGCTGTCTGATCTGCAGAATGGCTCGAATCGACAATTACAGAAGGTGGCGTCAGTCATTCGGCGCGTTCGCCCTGATGTTGTGCTGTTAAATGAATTTGATTTCGATGCGGCGATGGATGCCATTCGGTTGTTTCAAACGCATTACCTCGACGTTCAGCCCTCTGAAGATGTCGGATTTCTGCGTGGCGATCCCCTTCGTTATCCACACGTATTGTCTCTGCCGGTGAATACAGGCGTCCCCTCGGGACGCGACTTTGATCACGATGGAAAAACGGACGGGCCTGCCGACGCGATTGGTTTCGGAAGATTCCCAGGGCAGTACGGAATGGTCATTCTTTCAAAATTTCCAATTGATCGTACTGGTATCAGGACGTTTAAAGACCTGAAATGGAACGCGATGCCAGAGGCAGTGCTTCCGATTGATCCTGCGACATCACGTCCATGGTACAGCGTTGAAGATCTGCAGCACCTCTCACTCTCGTCCAAGAGTCATTGGGACGTACCAATATCGTTTCCCGGACGGACCATTCACGTTCTGGCATCGCATCCCACACCGCCAGCGTTTGATGGCCCCGAAGATCGAAATGGTCGAAGGAATCACGACGAGATCCGGCTCTGGGCGGACTATGTCAGCGATAAAGACTGGATTGTGGATGATGCTGGCCTCTCAGGGGGGCTATCAAACGATGCTCCTTTCATCATTCTCGGCGATCTGAATGCAGATCCGGTCGACGGAGATACCCATAATCATGCCATTGACCTTCTGTTAAAGCATTCTCGAGTTCAACCAGAACCAACTCCCACGAGCAGCGGAGCCATTTATGCGGCAGAGAATCAGGGGGAGCGGAACCGTTCTCACCGTGGCCCGCACGCCCATGACACCGCTGATTTTGGAGATCGCAGTGTAGGAAATCTGCGAGTGGATTATGTGCTGCCATCACGCGATCTGAGAATTGTTGCAAGCGGTGTCTTCTGGCCGCGGCCTGACGAGCCTGATTTTGATCTCATCGATTGTTCTGACCATCGACTGGTTTGGATCGATCTGCAACTCGATTGA
- a CDS encoding PLP-dependent aminotransferase family protein gives MSVISKAEIEPLLSQHARRASGQAISFLMQQAVENADCISLAAGLVDEQTLPVDLARTCLERILESPRDGRKILQYGITPGPEELRTVIQEWLTDLESASAVVTGPPAAIGNIVLTTGSQQLLNLVTQALFDPGDICIVAAPTYFVYLGVLDAVGARAIAIEADEDGMCPSKLREVLEQLKRDGELHRVRMVYAVSYYDNPTGNSISAERRPELLEVVRKFSAEHQIYILEDAAYRELQYSGSTLPSIWSYDVDRSTVILAQTFSKSFSPGVRVGFGVLPEKLVKPICDLKGYDDFGSAHLNQNLLCEAIRSRLYQAHVRQVREGYQMKRDAMLQAADDFFAKIDGVHCVHPDGGMYVWMTLPDSIPTGFDSPLFYASTHNQKVMYVPGELAYPTSMAGRPRNQMRLSFGVQGVDGIREGMRRLAEAVVSVR, from the coding sequence ATGTCCGTCATTTCGAAGGCAGAGATCGAACCATTACTCAGTCAACATGCCCGTCGGGCGTCTGGTCAGGCGATCAGTTTCCTGATGCAACAGGCTGTAGAGAACGCAGACTGTATTTCGCTTGCGGCGGGATTGGTTGATGAGCAGACGCTGCCCGTGGACCTTGCCAGAACGTGCCTTGAGCGAATTCTGGAATCGCCCCGGGACGGAAGGAAGATTCTGCAGTACGGAATTACACCGGGCCCGGAAGAATTGCGGACCGTAATTCAGGAGTGGCTGACAGATCTGGAATCAGCATCCGCCGTGGTTACGGGTCCACCGGCAGCGATTGGGAATATCGTTCTGACTACCGGGTCACAGCAACTCCTGAATCTGGTGACACAGGCTTTGTTCGATCCCGGCGATATCTGCATTGTTGCCGCCCCGACCTACTTTGTTTACCTCGGCGTTCTGGATGCCGTGGGAGCAAGGGCAATTGCCATTGAAGCAGATGAAGATGGAATGTGTCCTTCAAAGCTGCGGGAGGTTCTGGAACAACTGAAACGCGATGGAGAACTACACCGCGTTCGAATGGTCTATGCGGTCAGTTATTACGACAACCCAACCGGAAACAGTATTTCGGCCGAGAGACGCCCTGAATTGCTGGAAGTCGTCAGGAAGTTCTCTGCCGAGCATCAGATCTACATACTGGAAGATGCTGCGTATCGGGAGCTGCAGTACTCAGGAAGCACCCTTCCTTCGATCTGGTCGTACGATGTGGATCGATCGACTGTCATCCTTGCGCAGACATTTTCCAAGAGCTTCTCCCCCGGGGTCAGGGTGGGCTTTGGAGTATTGCCGGAAAAACTGGTAAAGCCCATCTGCGACCTCAAGGGATATGACGACTTTGGATCAGCCCACCTCAACCAGAATTTATTGTGCGAAGCTATTCGGTCGAGGCTTTATCAGGCGCACGTTCGTCAGGTGCGAGAGGGCTACCAAATGAAGCGGGACGCAATGCTGCAAGCAGCCGATGACTTCTTTGCCAAAATTGATGGAGTTCACTGCGTTCATCCGGATGGTGGAATGTATGTCTGGATGACACTGCCTGATTCTATCCCCACGGGATTCGATAGCCCATTGTTCTACGCATCCACCCACAACCAGAAGGTGATGTACGTTCCCGGTGAACTGGCCTATCCGACATCAATGGCTGGCCGCCCGAGGAATCAAATGCGTTTGAGCTTTGGAGTTCAGGGAGTCGATGGCATTCGGGAAGGGATGCGACGACTCGCAGAAGCCGTCGTGTCAGTTCGATAG
- the ggt gene encoding gamma-glutamyltransferase, which yields MKTSPEFARSHGDSISVNRPTVLLCPSQLLVILIAALTVPFGSRHVAAQQFQNGVVAADHPAASEAGVRMLKQGGNVVDAAVATSFALSVVRPASCGIGGGGFMLIWDVESQSCIALDYRERAPAAASPEMYSRSESNFPESESVRGARAAGIPGTVAGLCYAAERWGSLPLHKLLQPAIELCDQGVEIDDHDMEVQQSTLAKLKRFPGYEERFGQLKRLYLNGGQPWKKGDRFYSPQKAVLQAIASKGSQGFYDGDVADAILQAMTLDHGLITKSDLRSDIAAVRDPIEGRFHSDTVLTMPPPSSGGVALIQTLKTLQGWEDLHNRRLQSLGRNSPQYVHVVTEAMKHAFADRAEFLGDSDFAQVPVARLLSDRYAREQAQRIRDQSTLDSKDYGRFFSQPDGGTSHFSVMDSKGNAVACTETINLTFGSFVVVPQFGFILNNQMDDFAANPGKPNAFGLIQSEANSVQPRKKPLSSMTPTIVVRDGKAILACGASGGPRIISATIQTLLNHQLFGLSAQQAVAADRFHHQWFPNDLLLEDGSLVPMMKSYGHTVQQNRSLAAAQAASRKGELVEGGSDPRKHGSPSGY from the coding sequence ATGAAAACATCTCCTGAATTTGCACGATCACACGGGGATTCAATTTCAGTGAATCGCCCCACTGTCTTGCTTTGCCCATCTCAACTTCTGGTCATTCTGATTGCTGCTCTGACAGTTCCATTCGGGTCTCGACACGTCGCCGCACAACAATTCCAGAACGGCGTCGTCGCGGCAGACCACCCCGCGGCCAGTGAAGCCGGTGTCCGAATGCTGAAACAAGGCGGCAACGTCGTGGATGCCGCAGTAGCAACCTCATTTGCATTGTCCGTTGTGCGGCCTGCCAGTTGTGGGATTGGCGGCGGTGGGTTCATGCTGATCTGGGACGTGGAATCGCAATCGTGCATCGCGTTGGACTACAGGGAACGTGCGCCGGCCGCGGCTTCTCCGGAAATGTACAGTCGTTCCGAGTCCAACTTTCCTGAGTCAGAGAGCGTTCGCGGTGCCAGGGCGGCTGGCATCCCGGGCACGGTTGCAGGACTGTGCTACGCAGCAGAGCGCTGGGGCAGTTTACCATTACATAAGCTGCTTCAGCCTGCGATTGAATTGTGTGATCAGGGCGTTGAAATTGATGATCATGACATGGAAGTTCAGCAATCAACGCTTGCAAAACTCAAGCGGTTTCCAGGTTACGAAGAACGCTTTGGACAATTGAAGCGGCTTTATCTCAACGGGGGGCAGCCCTGGAAGAAGGGCGATCGATTCTACTCACCGCAGAAGGCCGTGCTGCAGGCAATTGCCAGCAAGGGCTCTCAGGGTTTTTATGATGGGGATGTCGCTGATGCAATCCTGCAGGCGATGACACTCGATCATGGCCTGATTACAAAATCCGATTTGCGAAGTGACATCGCCGCTGTCAGAGATCCGATCGAAGGACGATTTCACTCAGATACGGTTCTGACAATGCCACCACCTTCGAGCGGAGGGGTCGCGCTCATTCAGACCCTGAAGACTCTTCAGGGGTGGGAAGATCTCCACAATCGGAGACTCCAGTCACTTGGTAGAAACTCACCACAGTATGTCCACGTCGTAACTGAGGCCATGAAGCATGCATTTGCTGATCGGGCCGAGTTTCTTGGAGATTCCGACTTCGCGCAAGTACCGGTTGCGCGTTTGTTAAGTGACCGGTACGCTCGGGAACAGGCACAGCGTATCAGAGACCAGTCGACTTTGGATTCGAAGGACTACGGACGCTTCTTCAGCCAGCCGGACGGCGGGACCAGTCATTTTTCTGTGATGGACAGTAAAGGAAACGCGGTCGCATGCACCGAAACCATCAATCTGACTTTCGGAAGCTTTGTTGTTGTGCCGCAATTCGGATTCATTCTGAACAATCAAATGGACGACTTCGCGGCGAATCCTGGCAAACCGAATGCATTTGGTCTGATTCAAAGTGAAGCGAATTCTGTTCAACCTCGGAAGAAGCCATTGTCGAGTATGACTCCAACAATCGTGGTAAGAGATGGAAAGGCCATTCTGGCCTGCGGTGCTTCCGGGGGGCCGCGAATTATTTCGGCAACTATTCAGACTCTCCTGAACCACCAGCTGTTTGGCTTGTCTGCCCAACAGGCTGTGGCTGCCGATCGATTTCATCACCAGTGGTTTCCCAATGATCTTTTGCTTGAAGATGGCAGCCTGGTACCAATGATGAAGTCATACGGGCACACCGTTCAGCAGAATCGCTCGCTTGCTGCCGCTCAGGCTGCTTCGCGAAAAGGAGAGCTTGTCGAAGGTGGATCCGATCCACGGAAGCATGGATCTCCATCTGGCTATTGA
- a CDS encoding folylpolyglutamate synthase/dihydrofolate synthase family protein: MDKPQTTNNEGYDKAVCWLYDRIDYERIRPSGQCNPFRLERIQQLLERIDSPHLRIPAVHIAGTKGKGSTAAMTDSILRSAGLNVGLFTSPHIVRFEERMRVNGAMPNPAQLVELVDRVRLVLEEFDHSGRSSLGVPTFFEITTLLAWMFFDNQQVDIVVLETGLGGRLDCTNVCSPLVTIITSIGLDHTHILGNTVALIAAEKAGIIKPSVPVVQGMLPPEADQVVRDTAFSRNSERLRLGTDFDFSNVVDSELGQSFRFSTDRNCSEFTQLPALQIPLVGQHQVANASLAVQACLLLCRDKRFSILPSAIAEGLRSTFWPLRFEQLQYSGHTLIVDAAHNPDSIEAFLRCLECRGVPFEERILIFAASADKDAAAMLKLLVPHFKKIILTRFVGNPRSIPPRELVEKVIPLNTSGKPHEEIHVSPAENPDVAIKLALQSGSEGMTICVTGSLFLAAEVRTMLCGGQSPFAVFP, encoded by the coding sequence TGTAACCCCTTTCGGCTGGAGCGAATCCAGCAATTGCTCGAACGGATCGACTCACCGCACCTGCGGATTCCCGCGGTCCACATTGCAGGGACAAAAGGGAAAGGATCCACCGCAGCCATGACGGATTCTATCCTGAGATCAGCAGGGTTGAATGTCGGTTTATTCACCTCTCCCCACATTGTTCGCTTCGAGGAACGGATGCGCGTGAACGGTGCCATGCCGAACCCAGCGCAGCTGGTTGAGCTTGTCGATCGCGTCAGACTCGTACTTGAAGAATTTGACCACTCAGGTCGATCGAGTTTGGGTGTTCCCACGTTCTTTGAGATCACGACACTGCTCGCGTGGATGTTCTTCGACAATCAGCAGGTTGACATTGTCGTTCTTGAAACTGGACTTGGCGGGAGACTGGACTGTACCAATGTGTGCTCGCCGCTGGTGACCATCATCACGAGCATTGGACTGGATCACACTCACATTCTCGGCAACACGGTTGCATTGATTGCTGCAGAAAAGGCGGGGATTATCAAACCAAGTGTCCCCGTCGTTCAGGGAATGCTACCACCAGAAGCAGATCAGGTTGTTCGGGACACAGCGTTTTCCAGGAACAGCGAAAGACTGCGTCTGGGGACTGATTTTGATTTCAGCAATGTTGTTGATAGCGAATTGGGTCAGTCGTTCCGCTTTTCGACCGACAGGAACTGTTCAGAATTCACCCAACTGCCCGCATTACAGATTCCACTCGTCGGTCAGCATCAGGTAGCCAACGCTTCTCTCGCTGTGCAGGCCTGCTTATTGCTTTGTCGGGACAAACGGTTTTCCATATTGCCGAGCGCAATCGCGGAGGGTCTTCGAAGTACATTCTGGCCCTTAAGGTTTGAACAACTCCAATACTCCGGCCACACTCTTATCGTCGATGCAGCACACAATCCGGATTCAATCGAAGCCTTTCTTCGGTGCCTGGAGTGCCGGGGCGTGCCGTTCGAGGAGCGTATTCTGATTTTTGCGGCTTCAGCTGATAAGGATGCTGCCGCAATGCTGAAACTACTGGTGCCGCATTTCAAAAAGATTATTCTGACGCGATTCGTCGGAAATCCGAGGAGCATTCCACCCCGTGAACTGGTGGAAAAGGTCATTCCACTGAACACTTCAGGCAAACCCCACGAAGAAATTCATGTCTCTCCTGCAGAAAACCCGGATGTGGCCATAAAACTGGCTCTGCAATCCGGCTCGGAAGGCATGACCATTTGTGTTACGGGATCGCTTTTTCTGGCAGCCGAAGTTCGAACAATGCTTTGTGGCGGACAGTCTCCTTTTGCTGTGTTCCCTTAG